In Candidatus Syntrophosphaera sp., a single window of DNA contains:
- a CDS encoding DUF1385 domain-containing protein, with the protein MDMKKEISVGGQAVIEGVMMRGPDCLATALRRKDGSIELFKQPFASKAKKGTFLGIPIIRGFVSLLEMLAIGMKTLTLSANRYELDLKQEEEEQGKAVKQKSKSAAKFEEVFSIVIAFGLAFLLFGYLPYRIADWVGLGKQNLWFNLFAGGIRILFFVLYIWLISLMKDVRRLFQYHGAEHKNVNAYEKETGLEIPAIQTNTTIHPRCGTSFMFFVLLISILVFSITDTLVSIFLLGGEPVPMLLRLGYHILLIPLVSGISYEVLKYSGRNLNHPVVKLLTVPGMALQRITTQPPDDSMVETALVAMKAALDMDLAGHDVKLTQD; encoded by the coding sequence ATGGATATGAAAAAAGAGATAAGCGTGGGCGGCCAGGCCGTCATCGAAGGCGTGATGATGCGCGGACCGGACTGCCTGGCCACGGCGCTGCGGCGCAAAGACGGTTCGATCGAGCTGTTCAAGCAGCCCTTTGCCAGCAAGGCCAAAAAAGGCACTTTCCTGGGCATTCCGATCATCCGGGGTTTCGTTTCCCTGCTGGAAATGCTGGCCATCGGCATGAAAACCCTCACCCTATCGGCCAACCGCTATGAGTTGGACCTGAAGCAGGAGGAGGAGGAACAGGGCAAGGCAGTCAAGCAGAAATCCAAATCCGCCGCCAAATTCGAGGAGGTCTTCAGCATCGTGATCGCCTTCGGGCTGGCCTTTCTGCTCTTTGGCTATCTGCCCTACCGGATCGCGGACTGGGTTGGCCTGGGCAAGCAAAACCTCTGGTTCAATCTCTTCGCGGGTGGCATCCGCATCTTGTTTTTCGTCCTCTACATCTGGCTGATCAGCCTGATGAAGGACGTGCGCAGGCTGTTCCAATACCATGGGGCCGAGCACAAGAACGTGAACGCCTATGAAAAGGAAACCGGCCTGGAGATCCCTGCCATTCAAACCAACACCACGATCCATCCGCGCTGCGGAACCAGCTTCATGTTCTTCGTCCTGCTGATCTCGATCCTGGTCTTCTCGATCACGGACACCCTGGTCTCGATCTTCCTGCTGGGCGGAGAGCCCGTCCCGATGCTGCTGCGCCTGGGCTATCACATACTGCTGATCCCGCTGGTCTCGGGAATTAGCTATGAAGTGCTCAAATACAGCGGACGCAACCTGAACCATCCCGTCGTGAAGCTGCTCACGGTTCCGGGCATGGCCTTGCAGCGCATCACCACCCAGCCTCCGGACGACTCGATGGTGGAAACCGCGCTGGTGGCCATGAAAGCCGCTTTGGACATGGACCTGGCTGGGCACGACGTAAAGCTGACGCAGGATTGA